The Camelus dromedarius isolate mCamDro1 chromosome 8, mCamDro1.pat, whole genome shotgun sequence genome includes a window with the following:
- the CCNJ gene encoding cyclin-J isoform X3 yields the protein MELEGQWWRGQLAADIHQALRYKELKLPSYKGQSPQLSLRRYFADLIAIVSNRFTLCPSARHLAVYLLDLFMDRYDISIQQLHLVALSCLLLASKFEEKEDSVPKLEQLNSLGCMTNMNLVLTKQNLLHMELLLLETFQWNLCLPTAAHFIEYYLSEAVHETDLHDGWPMICLEKTKLYMAKYADYFLEVSLQAAACVASSRIILRLSPTWPTRLHRLTAYSWDFLVQCIERLLIAHDNDVKEANKQRGQAGPQSAQLSVFQTASQPSRAVHFQQPQYLHQTHQTSLQYRHPVSEQPSCQQIVSTTHTSSYTLQTCPAGFQTSVQGLGHVQTGVGMSLAIPVEVKPCLNVSYNRSYQINEHYPCITPCFER from the exons ATGGAGCTGGAGGGGCAGTGGTGGCGGGGACAGCTGGCTGCCGATATCCATCAAGCTCTTCGGTACAAG GAGCTGAAATTGCCTTCCTATAAAGGCCAGTCCCCTCAACTAAGTCTCAGAAGGTATTTTGCTGACTTGATTGCCATTGTGAGTAATCGTTTCACACTCTGCCCTTCTGCTCGACATCTTGCTGTCTATTTGCTGGACCTGTTTATGGATCGGTATGACATCTCTATCCAGCAGCTGCATTTAGTTGCACTTTCCTGTCTGCTTCTAGCAA gtaaatttgaagaaaaagaagatagtGTGCCTAAGCTGGAGCAGCTCAACAGCCTGGGTTGTATGACTAATATGAACCTagtattaacaaaacaaaatttgctACATATGGAACTGTTATTATTAGAAACCTTTCAGTGGAACCTCTGCCTTCCAACAGCTGCCCATTTCATTGAGTATTATCTCTCTGAAGCAGTACATGAAACAGATCTTCATGATGGCTGGCCAATGATTTGCTTAGAAAAAACTAAACTCTATATGGCCAAGTACGCAGATTACTTCCTGGAAGTATCTTTGCAAG CTGCAGCATGTGTGGCTTCTTCAAGGATTATACTTCGTCTTTCTCCAACGTGGCCTACAAGACTGCATCGTCTTACTGCTTATTCCTGGGATTTCTTAGTGCAGTGCATTGAACGGCTATTAAT CGCTCATGATAATGATGtgaaagaagcaaacaaacagagAGGACAGGCAGGACCTCAGTCAGCACAACTGAGTGTGTTCCAGACAGCCTCCCAGCCCTCTCGGGCAGTTCACTTTCAGCAACCTCAGTATCTCCATCAGACGCATCAGACCTCACTGCAATATCGCCATCCTGTATCAGAACAACCAAGCTGTCAGCAGATTGTATCTACCACACACACCTCATCTTACACACTACAGACATGTCCTGCTGGCTTCCAAACTAGTGTTCAGGGCCTTGGGCACGTGCAGACTGGTGTTGGCATGTCACTAGCAATACCAGTAGAAGTTAAGCCCTGTCTGAATGTTTCTTATAACCGGAGTTACCAGATAAATGAACATTACCCTTGCATTACTCCCTGCTTTGAAAGGTGA
- the CCNJ gene encoding cyclin-J isoform X2, with product MELEGQWWRGQLAADIHQALRYKELKLPSYKGQSPQLSLRRYFADLIAIVSNRFTLCPSARHLAVYLLDLFMDRYDISIQQLHLVALSCLLLASKFEEKEDSVPKLEQLNSLGCMTNMNLVLTKQNLLHMELLLLETFQWNLCLPTAAHFIEYYLSEAVHETDLHDGWPMICLEKTKLYMAKYADYFLEVSLQVAAACVASSRIILRLSPTWPTRLHRLTAYSWDFLVQCIERLLIAHDNDVKEANKQRGQAGPQSAQLSVFQTASQPSRAVHFQQPQYLHQTHQTSLQYRHPVSEQPSCQQIVSTTHTSSYTLQTCPAGFQTSVQGLGHVQTGVGMSLAIPVEVKPCLNVSYNRSYQINEHYPCITPCFER from the exons ATGGAGCTGGAGGGGCAGTGGTGGCGGGGACAGCTGGCTGCCGATATCCATCAAGCTCTTCGGTACAAG GAGCTGAAATTGCCTTCCTATAAAGGCCAGTCCCCTCAACTAAGTCTCAGAAGGTATTTTGCTGACTTGATTGCCATTGTGAGTAATCGTTTCACACTCTGCCCTTCTGCTCGACATCTTGCTGTCTATTTGCTGGACCTGTTTATGGATCGGTATGACATCTCTATCCAGCAGCTGCATTTAGTTGCACTTTCCTGTCTGCTTCTAGCAA gtaaatttgaagaaaaagaagatagtGTGCCTAAGCTGGAGCAGCTCAACAGCCTGGGTTGTATGACTAATATGAACCTagtattaacaaaacaaaatttgctACATATGGAACTGTTATTATTAGAAACCTTTCAGTGGAACCTCTGCCTTCCAACAGCTGCCCATTTCATTGAGTATTATCTCTCTGAAGCAGTACATGAAACAGATCTTCATGATGGCTGGCCAATGATTTGCTTAGAAAAAACTAAACTCTATATGGCCAAGTACGCAGATTACTTCCTGGAAGTATCTTTGCAAG TAGCTGCAGCATGTGTGGCTTCTTCAAGGATTATACTTCGTCTTTCTCCAACGTGGCCTACAAGACTGCATCGTCTTACTGCTTATTCCTGGGATTTCTTAGTGCAGTGCATTGAACGGCTATTAAT CGCTCATGATAATGATGtgaaagaagcaaacaaacagagAGGACAGGCAGGACCTCAGTCAGCACAACTGAGTGTGTTCCAGACAGCCTCCCAGCCCTCTCGGGCAGTTCACTTTCAGCAACCTCAGTATCTCCATCAGACGCATCAGACCTCACTGCAATATCGCCATCCTGTATCAGAACAACCAAGCTGTCAGCAGATTGTATCTACCACACACACCTCATCTTACACACTACAGACATGTCCTGCTGGCTTCCAAACTAGTGTTCAGGGCCTTGGGCACGTGCAGACTGGTGTTGGCATGTCACTAGCAATACCAGTAGAAGTTAAGCCCTGTCTGAATGTTTCTTATAACCGGAGTTACCAGATAAATGAACATTACCCTTGCATTACTCCCTGCTTTGAAAGGTGA
- the CCNJ gene encoding cyclin-J isoform X1 — translation MELEGQWWRGQLAADIHQALRYKELKLPSYKGQSPQLSLRRYFADLIAIVSNRFTLCPSARHLAVYLLDLFMDRYDISIQQLHLVALSCLLLASKFEEKEDSVPKLEQLNSLGCMTNMNLVLTKQNLLHMELLLLETFQWNLCLPTAAHFIEYYLSEAVHETDLHDGWPMICLEKTKLYMAKYADYFLEVSLQDYAFLNYAPSLVAAACVASSRIILRLSPTWPTRLHRLTAYSWDFLVQCIERLLIAHDNDVKEANKQRGQAGPQSAQLSVFQTASQPSRAVHFQQPQYLHQTHQTSLQYRHPVSEQPSCQQIVSTTHTSSYTLQTCPAGFQTSVQGLGHVQTGVGMSLAIPVEVKPCLNVSYNRSYQINEHYPCITPCFER, via the exons ATGGAGCTGGAGGGGCAGTGGTGGCGGGGACAGCTGGCTGCCGATATCCATCAAGCTCTTCGGTACAAG GAGCTGAAATTGCCTTCCTATAAAGGCCAGTCCCCTCAACTAAGTCTCAGAAGGTATTTTGCTGACTTGATTGCCATTGTGAGTAATCGTTTCACACTCTGCCCTTCTGCTCGACATCTTGCTGTCTATTTGCTGGACCTGTTTATGGATCGGTATGACATCTCTATCCAGCAGCTGCATTTAGTTGCACTTTCCTGTCTGCTTCTAGCAA gtaaatttgaagaaaaagaagatagtGTGCCTAAGCTGGAGCAGCTCAACAGCCTGGGTTGTATGACTAATATGAACCTagtattaacaaaacaaaatttgctACATATGGAACTGTTATTATTAGAAACCTTTCAGTGGAACCTCTGCCTTCCAACAGCTGCCCATTTCATTGAGTATTATCTCTCTGAAGCAGTACATGAAACAGATCTTCATGATGGCTGGCCAATGATTTGCTTAGAAAAAACTAAACTCTATATGGCCAAGTACGCAGATTACTTCCTGGAAGTATCTTTGCAAG ATTATGCCTTTCTAAATTATGCACCTTCTTTAGTAGCTGCAGCATGTGTGGCTTCTTCAAGGATTATACTTCGTCTTTCTCCAACGTGGCCTACAAGACTGCATCGTCTTACTGCTTATTCCTGGGATTTCTTAGTGCAGTGCATTGAACGGCTATTAAT CGCTCATGATAATGATGtgaaagaagcaaacaaacagagAGGACAGGCAGGACCTCAGTCAGCACAACTGAGTGTGTTCCAGACAGCCTCCCAGCCCTCTCGGGCAGTTCACTTTCAGCAACCTCAGTATCTCCATCAGACGCATCAGACCTCACTGCAATATCGCCATCCTGTATCAGAACAACCAAGCTGTCAGCAGATTGTATCTACCACACACACCTCATCTTACACACTACAGACATGTCCTGCTGGCTTCCAAACTAGTGTTCAGGGCCTTGGGCACGTGCAGACTGGTGTTGGCATGTCACTAGCAATACCAGTAGAAGTTAAGCCCTGTCTGAATGTTTCTTATAACCGGAGTTACCAGATAAATGAACATTACCCTTGCATTACTCCCTGCTTTGAAAGGTGA